AAGCCATTGGTGACGCATTCGCGCATTACCGACCACAGGTGCAGTAGACCGTCGTGGACCTCCTGCTCACTGCGCCAGGCCTGTTCGTTGCGCAGCATCACCTCGCTGATCGAGCAGTTCTCCCGCTCACAGATCGCGAGCAACTCTGCCCCTGTGTTGAAGGGCAACGGCACCGCCGTGTCGTCCTCCACCACGCGGTCCGCGCCGCTGGCCGTCTCATCGACGACGAAACCGCCCCCGACGGAGTAATAGACGTGGCTGTCAACCAACTCGCCGGCCGCGTCGAAGGCTTCGAACAACATGCCGTTGGGATGAGTCGGCAACGTCTTGCGCCGGTGCAGCACCAGATCGGTGTCGGGATCGAAGGAGATGGGGTGATCTCCCATCACGGTGAGTTTGCCGCTGCGCCGCACCTCGGCGTACCGCGAGTCAGTGGTGGCGGTGTCGACCGTCTCGGGCGCCGAACCCTCCAGCCCCAGCACGACGGCTTTGTCCGACCCGTGGCCGTGACCCGTCGCTCCCAGGGAGCCGAACAGTTGGGCGCTGATCCGGCTGACGCGAGGCAGCGGCAGGCCGCTGGCGAACATCCGCGCAGCGCGCATCGGCCCGACCGTGTGGGAGGACGACGGCCCGATGCCGATCGAGTAGAGGTCGAACGCACTGAGCGCCATACGGAAAGAATAGCCACGACCGGGACAGAAAACACGAATTCATCGTTCAAGGGTTGTTTCGCAACGGATTCAGTGCCAAGATGGTCCTGTGACAGACGCGATGCGCAGCCGAAGTGGCGACGCCGGTGCCATGGACGACACCGCGAAGGCGATCATCGCGATGCTGCAGCGCGATGGACGTGCGCCCTACGCCACCATTGCACGCGAGGTGGGTCTGTCGGAAGCCGCCGTCCGCGCCCGGGTGCAACGGTTGCTCGAGAACGAGACGTTGCAGATCGTCGCGGTCACCGATCCCACCCAGGTGGGCTTTCAGCGCCAGGCGCTCATCGGCATCACCGTGCGCGGCGACATCCAGAAGGTCGCCGATCAACTGGCCCGTCTGGACGAGGCTGCCTACGTCGTGGTGACCGCTGGACGCTACGACATCCTGATCGAGGTCGTCTGTGAGGACGACGATCACCTCCTGAATCTGCTGGGTAGTCGGATCCGCGCCGTCGACGGCGTCGCGCAGACCGAGACCCTGATGTATCTCAACCTGACGAAACAGCGCTACGACTGGGGAACCCGATGAGCACCACACCCGAAACCTCAACTGCCGCAACCGCTTCCGGTGCGGGTACGACGCCCCGCGGCACCGATCGGTACGTCGCCGCCCGAGACCACCTGTGGGGTCACTTCACCCGGCAGTCGGTCTACGAACCCGTTGCCGAGGGCGGTCTCGGCGCGCACGTGCCGATCATCGAGCGTGGTGAAGGCGCCTGGATCTGGGACGTCAACGGCAAGAAGTACTTCGATGGCCTGGCCGGTCTGTTCACGGTGCAGGTGGGCCACGGCCGCGCCGAACTGGCGGAAGCCGCAGCCAAGCAGGCCGAGAAGCTGGCCTTCTTCCCGATCTGGTCCTACGCCCACGCCCCGGCGATCGACCTGGCCGAGCGCCTGGCGACCTACGCCCCCGGCGACCTGAACCGCGCCTTCTTCACCACCGGCGGTGGTGAGGCGGTCGAGTCCGCCTGGAAGCTGGCCAAGCAGTACTTCAAACTGACCGGCAAGCCCACCAAGCACAAGGTGATCAGCCGCTCCATCGCCTACCACGGCACCCCGCAGGGCGCGTTGGCGATCACCGGCATCCCGGATCTGAAGATCCCCTTCGAGCCGCTGGTGCCGGGCGCGTTCCGTGCTCCGAACACCAACATCTACCGCGCGCAGCCCGAACTGCGCGACGACCCGAAGGCGTTCGGTCGCTGGGCCGCCGACCGCATCGGTGAGGCCATCGAGTTCGAGGGACCGGACACCGTTGCGGCCGTCTTCCTGGAGCCGGTGCAGAACGCCGGTGGTTGCTTCCCGCCGCCGCCCGGCTACTTCGAGCGGGTGCGCGAGATCTGCGACGAGTACGACGTGTTGCTGGTCTCGGACGAGACCATCTGCGCGTTCGGCCGGATCGGAGAGATCTTCGCCTGCAACGACTTTGGCTACGTCCCCGACATCATCACCACCGCCAAGGGCCTGACCTCCGGCTACTCCCCGCTCGGGGTGATGATGGCCAGCGACCGGCTCTTCGAACCGTTCCGCAAGGGCACCGAAGCGTTCGGTCACGGCTACACCTTCGGTGGCCACCCGGTCTCCGCCGCGGTCGCGATGGCCAACCTGGACATCTTCGAGCGCGAGAAGCTCACCGACCACGTGCACGAGAACGCGCCCAAGTTCCGCTCCACCTTGGAGAAGCTGCTCGATCTGCCGATCGTCGGCGACGTCCGCGGTGAGGGCTACTTCTACGGGATCGAACTGGTCAAGGACAAGGAGACCCGGGAGACCTTCAACGAGGAGGAGTCCGAGCGGCTCCTGCGCGGATTCCTGTCCAAAGCTCTGTTCGAGGCCGGCATCTACTGTCGCGCCGACGACCGCGGTGACCCGGTCATCCAGCTCTCCCCGCCGCTGATCATCGGCCAGGACGAGTTCGACTGGATCGAGGGGACGCTGCGCGGGGTTCTGACGGAGGCGTTGGACATCCTCTGACCCGTCGTAGGCTCGGTGCATGACCGAGCGTGACTACGACATCGTCCTGTACGGCGCAACCGGATTCGTCGGCAAACTCACCGCCGAGCATCTGGCGGCGCACGCCCCCGACGGTGTGCGGATCGCGCTGGCCGGGCGGTCACCGAGCAAGTTGGAGGTGGTCCACGCCGACCTTGGTGTGGACTGGCCTCTGGTGATTGCCGATTCGTCCGATCCGGACTCTCTGAAGGCACTCGCCGAGTCGACGCGGGTTGTGATCAGCACGGTCGGGCCCTACGCCAAGTACGGGCTGCCGCTGGTCGAGGCGTGCGCGACGGCGGGCACTGACTATGTCGACCTGACCGGCGAGGTGCTCTTCGTGCGGGAGTCGATCGACCGCTTCCACGCGTTGGCCGGCTCGACCGGTGCGCGGATCGTGCACTCCTGCGGCTTCGATTCGGTGCCCTCCGACCTCGCGGTCTACGAATTGGCCCAGGTGGCTGGGCCGCTCACCGACACCACGTCGTACGTTCGGATGAAGGGCGGCGTCAGTGGCGGCACCGTCGCCTCGGCGCGCGAGCAGATGGCGCAGGTGCGCTCGGACAAGGCCAAACGGGCGATCGCGCTGGACAAGTTCGCCCTCTCCCCCGACCGCGCCGCCGAGCCGAAGGGTGAGTGGAAGGACTCGCTCACGGTGTGGCACAGCGACGAAATGCACTCGTGGGCAGCGCCGTTCATCATGTCCACCTTCAACACCCGGATCGTGCGGCGCAGCAACGCCCTGCTCGGTTACGCGTACGGCGAGGGGTTCCGTTATCGCGAGACCCTCACCACTGGTGACGGTTGGCAGGGTCGCCTGCGGGCCGAGGCCATCGCCAAGGGCATGGCGGCCGGAATGGCGGCGCTGTCTGTCGGCAAGCTGGCACCGTTGATCGACAAGGTCGTCCCCGCTCCCGGTGAGGGCCCGTCCGAGGAGGACCGCACCAACGGTCGGTTCAGCGTGGAGGCTCGCTCGGGCGGTTACCGCAGCGTCGTCGCAGCCAAGGGCGATCCCGGCTACGCGGCGACCTGCGTGATGCTCGGCGAGAGCGCTCTGGCGTTGGCGACCCAACGCGACGATCTGCCCATGCCCGAAGGCCTCGACGGCGGGGTGCTCACTCCGGCCACCGCCTTGGGCAGTGTGCTGTCGGATCGGTTGCGCGCACAGGGTTTCACGATCACTGCGGGGCCGGTCACGACGTGAGGCAGGCCGCGTCCGAGGTTGCGTTGCTGCGGGTCATCTCCCAGCAGTTGGCCACACCGGCCTCGTCACTCACGAATGCCGTCACTCATCTCACCTGCCTGCAAGCCCAGGACTGGAAGGCGTCACGGTCGGCCCTGGCCCTGCGCTCCGATACGGCTGTGGCAGACGTGGACGAGGCAGCGAATTCCGCTGCGATCGTGCGCAGTTGGCCGATGCGTGGAACCTTGCACTGGCTGCCTGCGCAAGACCTGCAGTGGATGCTGTCCCTGACCTCGGCAGCGACCGTGCGCGCCGCCGCCGGTCGGCATCGGCAACTCGGGATCGCTGACCGGGACGTCGAGGAAGTGCGCTCCTTGACGCAGGCGGCTCTGGCCGACGGTGGCTGCTCGCGGAGCGACCTGAAGGCAGCCTGGGTCAGCGCCGGCGTGGACGTCGCCGGGCAGCGGTTCATCCATCTGCTGCAACGCCTCGCACTGGACGGTGTGGTCTGCCTCGGTCCGGTCGTCGACAGCCAGCAGCACCTCGTGCTCTGCGCCACCTGGATCCCGTCGTCCCGCACGCTGGAGCGGGACGCTGCCATCGTGGAGTTCGCGCAGCGCTATCTGCGCTCGCACGGACCCGCGTCCATGGCGGACTTCTGTTGGTGGAGCAAACTCCTCGTGCGGGACGTGAAACCGTTGTGGGCCCAGATTGTTTCGGCGTTCGAGGAGATCCAGCTCGATGGCCGAGCCCTCTACGTCGATCCGCGGACTCTCGACGCATTACCCAACCTGCGGGCCGCTGCGCGCGCCCCCATGTTGCTGCCCGCCTTCGACGAACTGATCATCGGGTACGCCGATCGGGCACCAACGCTGTCGCCGTCCGACTTCGAGAAGGTGGTACCTGGCCGCAACGGCTACTTCCTGCCGACGGTGCTGCACCAGGGACGTGCGGTGGCCACCTGGAAAGCCGAGGATCCTGTGGTGACAGCGCCGTTCGGCAACGGGTTGCCCACGGCGGTCGATCGCGCCCTCCCGCGCCTCGCACGCACCTTCCCGCGATGAAGAACACCGTCCAGGTGTGGGTGAGTTCCGCGAAAGGTCCGCTCGACTGGTTGAACCCCACTGAGCGGGAGCGCCTTTCGCGCTACAAGTCCGTCACCGCGGCGACGGACTTCCTGGTGGGCACGACGCTCGCGAGGTTCGCGCTGGGGGCTTGGCTCGGCGTACCGGAAGCTGAGGTGCCCCTCGACCGGACGTGCGAAAGATGCGGGGCACCCCACGGGCGACCACGCGTGGCTGGCGCGAACCTCAGCATCGCGCACGCCAACGGAACAGCGCTGGTCGCAGTCGGCGACACCCCGGTTGGAGTGGACCTCGAACCCCTCGGTCGAGCGGTTCCCGCCGATTGCGGCGCCGCGGACCTGCAGGACTGGGTGCGCAAAGAAGCTGCCCTCAAACTGACCGGGGACGGCCTGCGGATCCCGATGCAGCAGATCGGTATTGAAACCGACCGGGTTGTGCAATGGCCCTCAGATGAACTGCCAGACATCGTGATTCGCGACCTAGACATTCCTGGGTTCACCGCTGCCGTTGCGGTTGCGCCCGGCGCAGTTGTTGAACTGCGGTTCACGACCGGCCCCGATGAACGCCGGGGCCGGCCGGATCCAAGAATCAGCCCTGGCGCTTGAGGCGCCGACGCAATCCGACGCCCGTGACCAGGGCGCCCGCGGCGAGCACGCCGCCCGCGATGAGCACCTGCTCGTTCGACCCATCGGTGGCCGGCGTCATCGGACCGTCGGTGACCACCGGTGGTCCGCTCGTCGGGTGGGTGGAACTCGTCGGACTGCTTGACCCCGTAGGCTTCGCTACCACCCATGCTGGCGGCGCAGGACGCGTGGTCGGTAACCCGGCGCAACTCGTGGGCAGGTGGATCTGCACCGTGAACTTCGACCCCGTGCTCGACCCGCTGACGACCAGCGCGCCGTCCGCGCCCTTCATGCCTGCGGCTGCGTAAACCCCTGGTTCGTAAGGCTTTGCGGCCCCCAGTGTCTTGCTCCCCACTCCCGGCAAGGTCAGGGTCACTGCCTTCTCGGCGTGGCGCAGTGTGCGGAAGTAGCCGGCAACCGCTGGTACCTGCCCGTTGCAGTAGTACTGCGGGGCGGTGTACTCGAAGTTGCCTGATGTGATCGGCTTCGGCGCAGTCGCCGCCGAAGCCACTCCGCTCGACATGATTGCGACAAGTGCTGTTGCGGCAGCACCCGCCGCCGCTCTACTCGACATTCTCACCTGAACGACCCCTTAGCTCATGGTGACGGCGGAGTTGGTCATATCCCCTGCTCGGCCCCGCCCGCCATCCTGTGCATGAGCCATGAGAACCCTGTCCCTGCGTGACCCGCGGCACAACTACCTCTGCGGGTGAGTCAGCGTTCTCCCAGCGTGCGGCCAGGTGACGATCATGATCGGCGCGAACCCCATTGCCACTCAGGCGTAGTCAACGCACCCAGGCCCTCGACCACCGTCTCACCGGTGTCGCGGTTCAAGGGCAGCAAAAGGGGCTGCTCGCCGTCCCACTCCAACACCGGAACCGCTTCAAGCGCAGCCGTCATCGCCGATGAGTGGGTCACCACGATGACCTGGGAGCGGGTCGCGGTTGCGGTGATCAGCCGGGCCAGCGGCTCCAACAACGAGGGATGCAAGGACGCCTCCGGCTCGTTGATCACCAACAGCGGCGGGGGCGCCGGGCTGAGCAACGCGGCCACCCACAACAGGTAGCGCAACGTGCCGTCGGACAGTTCGGCGGCGCGCATTGTGCGCAGCATCCCGGGCTGTTGCAACGCGATGTCGAACAGGCCGTCGTTCTCAACGATCTCGATGCTGGACCCAGGAAAGGCGTCGTCGATCGTTTCATCGAGCTGCCGTCTGCCGTCCTCGATGATCGTCTGCAGCGCCGCTGCCAGGTCGCGGCCATCGTCAGCCAACACCGGTGTGCGGGTACCGACCATGGGGTGCCGAGCGGGCGCGTCCACGTCCGCGCGGAAGCCGTCGTAGAACCGCCAGGACCTCAATTGCTCACGGACAGCGACGAGTTCGGCGGCTCGGCTTGGATCGGCGTACTCGGTGAGCATCGATCGGTAGGGGGCGAGTTTGTCGCTCAGCCGCTGCCAGCCGGCCGACCCATCAAGGTCGGCGTCGGCCACTTCGACCAGTCCCCAGGACCGTCGGGCGAGCACGTTGGCCCGGCGCATCGCCGTGCCGGCGAACACCACCTCCCGTTTGATCTCCGGGTCGCGCAGGAAGAGTGAGGGCTGCGGGGCCAGCCTCGCCTCCGGCGACTGCGGCGGCAGACCCAGGTCCATCAGGTAGCCGAAGTCATCGCTGCCGAATCCGACCAACAAGCTGATCGGTCCTTTGCGCAAGACGCCCTGGGTGACCCCGCTGGACCGCGCCGAGCGCAACTCCGCCGGGCCTGCCCACAACGCCGAACCCAGACCCCCTTCGCGGGCCAACGAGCCGATCAGTCGTCCGGATCCGACGTCGGCCAGCAACCGCACCGCCCGGTAGAGCGACGACTTGCCGCTGCCGTTGGGGCCGGTGATGACGGTCAATCCCGACAACGGCACGGTCACGTCACGCAGGGAGCGGTAGCCGCGGATGGCCAGGGTGCGCAACATGCTTCGAACCCTACGATCGAGCACCGACGACGCCGGGCAGAATGGCGACGTGACCGGAGCAACCGAGATCGCGACGCTGCGAGCCCTTGATGCCATCCTGCAGGCGGGTGGTTCGCTGGACGGGTTGCGCCTGCAGGATCTGGATCTGCGCGACCGCGAGGCCGTCCTGCTGACCCAGACCCACGCCAACGGCACCATCGTGCTGGGTGGTGAGACCACGCCGGCGCTGGATCGCCACCTGCGCCAGATCGGCGCCCTGGTCTTCCCGACCGATCCGAAACTGCCGGTGGACCCCTACCGCGGCGCGCTCTACACCCCCGCCGAGTTGTACGCCGGCCTGACCGACGGCGGGTACTCAGCCACCCCCGATGCCCGCGCCTACCGCTGGCTGCGCGATCGGCGTACGGCGGGCGATGCTTACGCCACGCTGGTGCGCGCGATGCACGACGACGCGATGAACGATGCACTCATCGAACTGCTCGACGACCGTGCGGTCGTCGGCGTGATGGGCGGCCACTCGGTCAGAGCCAACAGCACCCAGTACGCCGATGCGGCCCGGTTGGGGTTCAAACTCGCCGAGGCTGGTTTCCTGGTCGCGACCGGTGGTGGCCCGGGAGC
The window above is part of the Branchiibius hedensis genome. Proteins encoded here:
- a CDS encoding LOG family protein — its product is MLRTLRSSTDDAGQNGDVTGATEIATLRALDAILQAGGSLDGLRLQDLDLRDREAVLLTQTHANGTIVLGGETTPALDRHLRQIGALVFPTDPKLPVDPYRGALYTPAELYAGLTDGGYSATPDARAYRWLRDRRTAGDAYATLVRAMHDDAMNDALIELLDDRAVVGVMGGHSVRANSTQYADAARLGFKLAEAGFLVATGGGPGAMEAANLGAAVRDTDSLNHAVASLAKAPDWSEGIDAWAQQSASVAKSVRMSPQVRSLGIPTWFYGHEPPNMFAQRIAKFFSNALREDALLTRSSTAIVVLPGTAGTVQEIFQAVTPMYYVTDERPLPSLILVGEQQWAHDVPVWPAIEALGAGRPMAKATHLVDSVDEVLPLLQRHHSHSS
- a CDS encoding Lrp/AsnC family transcriptional regulator, which encodes MRSRSGDAGAMDDTAKAIIAMLQRDGRAPYATIAREVGLSEAAVRARVQRLLENETLQIVAVTDPTQVGFQRQALIGITVRGDIQKVADQLARLDEAAYVVVTAGRYDILIEVVCEDDDHLLNLLGSRIRAVDGVAQTETLMYLNLTKQRYDWGTR
- a CDS encoding winged helix DNA-binding domain-containing protein translates to MRQAASEVALLRVISQQLATPASSLTNAVTHLTCLQAQDWKASRSALALRSDTAVADVDEAANSAAIVRSWPMRGTLHWLPAQDLQWMLSLTSAATVRAAAGRHRQLGIADRDVEEVRSLTQAALADGGCSRSDLKAAWVSAGVDVAGQRFIHLLQRLALDGVVCLGPVVDSQQHLVLCATWIPSSRTLERDAAIVEFAQRYLRSHGPASMADFCWWSKLLVRDVKPLWAQIVSAFEEIQLDGRALYVDPRTLDALPNLRAAARAPMLLPAFDELIIGYADRAPTLSPSDFEKVVPGRNGYFLPTVLHQGRAVATWKAEDPVVTAPFGNGLPTAVDRALPRLARTFPR
- a CDS encoding saccharopine dehydrogenase family protein codes for the protein MTERDYDIVLYGATGFVGKLTAEHLAAHAPDGVRIALAGRSPSKLEVVHADLGVDWPLVIADSSDPDSLKALAESTRVVISTVGPYAKYGLPLVEACATAGTDYVDLTGEVLFVRESIDRFHALAGSTGARIVHSCGFDSVPSDLAVYELAQVAGPLTDTTSYVRMKGGVSGGTVASAREQMAQVRSDKAKRAIALDKFALSPDRAAEPKGEWKDSLTVWHSDEMHSWAAPFIMSTFNTRIVRRSNALLGYAYGEGFRYRETLTTGDGWQGRLRAEAIAKGMAAGMAALSVGKLAPLIDKVVPAPGEGPSEEDRTNGRFSVEARSGGYRSVVAAKGDPGYAATCVMLGESALALATQRDDLPMPEGLDGGVLTPATALGSVLSDRLRAQGFTITAGPVTT
- a CDS encoding 4'-phosphopantetheinyl transferase family protein, whose translation is MKNTVQVWVSSAKGPLDWLNPTERERLSRYKSVTAATDFLVGTTLARFALGAWLGVPEAEVPLDRTCERCGAPHGRPRVAGANLSIAHANGTALVAVGDTPVGVDLEPLGRAVPADCGAADLQDWVRKEAALKLTGDGLRIPMQQIGIETDRVVQWPSDELPDIVIRDLDIPGFTAAVAVAPGAVVELRFTTGPDERRGRPDPRISPGA
- a CDS encoding aspartate aminotransferase family protein, which codes for MSTTPETSTAATASGAGTTPRGTDRYVAARDHLWGHFTRQSVYEPVAEGGLGAHVPIIERGEGAWIWDVNGKKYFDGLAGLFTVQVGHGRAELAEAAAKQAEKLAFFPIWSYAHAPAIDLAERLATYAPGDLNRAFFTTGGGEAVESAWKLAKQYFKLTGKPTKHKVISRSIAYHGTPQGALAITGIPDLKIPFEPLVPGAFRAPNTNIYRAQPELRDDPKAFGRWAADRIGEAIEFEGPDTVAAVFLEPVQNAGGCFPPPPGYFERVREICDEYDVLLVSDETICAFGRIGEIFACNDFGYVPDIITTAKGLTSGYSPLGVMMASDRLFEPFRKGTEAFGHGYTFGGHPVSAAVAMANLDIFEREKLTDHVHENAPKFRSTLEKLLDLPIVGDVRGEGYFYGIELVKDKETRETFNEEESERLLRGFLSKALFEAGIYCRADDRGDPVIQLSPPLIIGQDEFDWIEGTLRGVLTEALDIL
- a CDS encoding AAA family ATPase: MLRTLAIRGYRSLRDVTVPLSGLTVITGPNGSGKSSLYRAVRLLADVGSGRLIGSLAREGGLGSALWAGPAELRSARSSGVTQGVLRKGPISLLVGFGSDDFGYLMDLGLPPQSPEARLAPQPSLFLRDPEIKREVVFAGTAMRRANVLARRSWGLVEVADADLDGSAGWQRLSDKLAPYRSMLTEYADPSRAAELVAVREQLRSWRFYDGFRADVDAPARHPMVGTRTPVLADDGRDLAAALQTIIEDGRRQLDETIDDAFPGSSIEIVENDGLFDIALQQPGMLRTMRAAELSDGTLRYLLWVAALLSPAPPPLLVINEPEASLHPSLLEPLARLITATATRSQVIVVTHSSAMTAALEAVPVLEWDGEQPLLLPLNRDTGETVVEGLGALTTPEWQWGSRRS